One genomic segment of Sorex araneus isolate mSorAra2 chromosome X, mSorAra2.pri, whole genome shotgun sequence includes these proteins:
- the FAM163A gene encoding protein FAM163A, giving the protein MTAGTVVITGGILAAVILLCIIAVLCYCRLQYYCCKKSGVDDAAEEDEEGPRGPACNACSSRADPLGGLAPLPCELRASPCPTCSPHGSAFYIRTADLVPNGGSERLTLAPAYYKEGPPPPLKVAAPQPYPVTWPSSARDAFTNPRAVSTDV; this is encoded by the exons ATGACCGCGGGAACGGTGGTGATCACGGGCGGAATCCTCGCGGCCGTCATTCTCCTCTGCATCATCGCGGTGCTGTGCTACTGTCGCCTCCAG TATTACTGCTGCAAGAAGAGCGGCGTGGACGATGCGgccgaggaggacgaggagggcccccgcggccccgcctgCAACGCCTGCAGCTCCCGGGCGGACCCCCTGGGCGGGCTGGCGCCCCTCCCCTGCGAGCTCCgcgccagcccctgccccacctgctccccgCACGGCTCCGCCTTCTACATCCGCACGGCTGACCTGGTGCCCAACGGGGGCAGCGAGCGGCTCACCCTGGCGCCCGCCTACTACAAAGaggggccgcccccgcccctcaaAGTGGCGGCGCCCCAGCCGTACCCGGTGACGTGGCCGAGCTCGGCGCGCGACGCCTTTACCAACCCAAGGGCTGTCAGCACGGACGTGTga